The Laspinema palackyanum D2c genome includes the window GCCTCCCGTTCTTTGGCATTTCCCTCCACCAAATAACTGGAAACCAATAAATCGCAACGGTCCTGGAAATCCTTCATGCGCGCCGTTGCTTCCGACAACAATCGCGCCTTTTCCTGTTGTTCTTGCGGGGTATCTGCGGGTTTAGAGGCAATTTGCACCCGCAACTGAATCGCTTCATCAATTTCCCGACGGACTAAATGACTCCCGATGTCGAACTGTACCCCTTCCGATAGGTCTAAATTCCAACAGCGCAACTGTTCCAAAGTCACTCCCACCAAGGAATCCCCACATTTCAGGGCATGATCCAAAAAGGTAAAGGGTTTAGCCTTCTGCAAGGTTTCCAACCATAAAGATAACTTCGCCATCTCCACTGCCAAGGGATTCTTATCCACCCCATAGATACAGCGTTCCACGACAATTCGCTTGGCAACGGTAAACCGTTCCTCCGCATCCTCCGGTATCAAAGTTTCGGACAATTCCGGTTTAGAAAGATTCCCTTCCGGTATCACGTTCGGAGTCACTCCTTCAGGAGTTATTTGACTCCTAAACGAGTCACTACTAACTTCCCAACTCTCCACTAATCTTTCTGCTAAATAGCGACAAGTTTGGACCAAAAATGCCCCCGAACCCATCGCCATATCGCAGATTTTCAGAGTTAGCAATTCTGCTGCCGGTTTCAATTCCCACTCTTCCTTCGGTTTCCCTTCCGCAACTCCCCGATACACCAACGGTTCCAAGGTATAGCGGACAATTTCCTCGGTTAAACTCTTGGGAGTATAGTGAGTACCCGTTTCCCGTCTGTCACTCCCTTGAGTCACATAAACACTCCCCGAGGGAAATATCACCGGATATTCAAAGGTATCCCAGCGAATCAATTCCGCAAACGGTTTCACCCGTTCCCACAGTTGTCGGTCATTGTTACAAGCAACTAAAAATTTCCCCAAGTTCGTAGTAACGACTTCAGTCGTTCTCTTCTCCCCGTTCGTAGTAACGACTTCAGTCGTTATCTTCTCCCCGTTCGTACTAACCCCTTCAGTCCTTCCCAAACGCCCACTCACCGCCTCACCCGGAACTAATTTCTGCAATGCCGAAGGCGATCGCCCGGTTACCTTCTTCAAAAACTGAATCAGTTCCGCTTCCCCCGCCTGCCACTGCGCCTCCAACTCCTCTAATGCCACCTCCGGTTCTTTATCCTTTGTTCCCACCAATCCCAACACCGGAGAACTGGCCCGGACAATGGTATGATCTAACAACCCCTCATACACATGACCAATCTGTTCCACTTCCAACGCCCGAAAGGACAACCGGCGCGCTTCGGTTCCCCCTCCTGGCACTTTCACCTGCAAGATTTGCAACGCTTCCAACAGATGTAACACCGTGCGATTATCCACGGGAAGCGGTTGCGCCAAAGTCTCCCGCCAATTCCCCGCACTTCTTCCTTCCAAAAAGGGGAATTTATCCGGGTTAAACAAATCCCCCCCATAAGCAGGCAACCGCAATAAATCATGTTCCACCCCGTCAAATACTACCCGAAAGGTTGCCAACAACCGACACCAGGCATCATGACGCCGTTCTAAAATTTCCTCGCCATAATTATCCGCCATTTCTCGCAATTCAGCGCGCAGGGTGGAAACGGCATAGGATTGGTCATAGAGGCGATCGCCTAACAGCAACAACCCTTTCTCTTCCGCTGAAAACAGGAACACCAAGCGCATCATCACAAATAGCGCCGCCTCGTACAGTTCCCGTTCAGATATCTCCTTTAATAACCTGCGATCGCGGTCTTGGTCAATCTTATCTAACTTTTGCACCAACACCTCAACCGCTTTACGAACCTGAACCCCTAACTGGTTCGTCACCTCCTCCTGAGAGTCGGCACTTTTCGCCAAAAGCGCTTCCAAAGTTTCATCATCTTCCACCCCAAAGAACCGGCGAACCCCCAACAAACTTCTAAAGGCGCGTAGAGTAATCTTTTCCTCAATCCAGAGATTGGCATACCAGGAAATATAACTCACCGTCGGCGAAGGGTTCTGATATTTCACCCCAGGCAACAGTTCCACCCCACCCCGAGGCGCATTCACCAGCATCCAATGTTCGCCATTCGTCACCAAACCCAATCCTACCCCAGTTCCCCGCAACAACTCCATCATCCGAGTTGCCGGAGATGCAATCCACCGGGACCCCCCCATCTGCCTCTCTAACCCTTGTTTCGGGGGAACAAATTGCACCAAAACCCGAGGTTTCCCGGTATCAGGATGCGCCACCACCCAATTGGGACGAAGGGTTTCCTGATGTTCTGCAATAGTCACCCCCAGACCCCCAGAAATCTGCGGTCCCGTTAACAAGACTTCCTGGGGAAACTCCAAAATCTCCCGCAACACCCACTCAATCCACATCCGATGAATCCCATCGCCGTTGTCATCCTGCCATTCTTGATACGCCTGTTTCAGAGTCCGAAACGAGTCAGGGTCATGGGAATCCAACCCCTGGGGAAAGGCGTCCAGCAGCACATTCATATTCAGAAAAGGACCGGATGCCTCCACCAGAGACAACCATTCAGCATGATGACGGGGGATAGACATGGTTTCGTGAAGAATAGGGGGTTCCATTATTTAACCATATCCCTGTAGGGGCGATTCGAGAATCGCCTGTCCATATCCCTGTAGATCGCGTCATCCGGCGGGGGTAGATCGCGTCATCCGGCGGGTAGATCGCGTCATCCGGCGGGGGTAGATCGCGTCATCCGGCGGGGGTAGATGGCGTCATCCGTCGGGGGTAGATCGCGTCATCCGGCGGGGGTAGATCGCCTCATCCGGCGGGGGTAGATCGCGTCATCCGGCGGGGGTAGATCGCGTCATCCGGCGGGTAGATCGCGTCATCCGGCGGGTAGATCGCGTCATCCGGCGGGGGTAGATCGCGTCATCCGGCGGGGGTAGATCGCGTCATCCGGCGGGGGTAGATCGCGTCATCCGGCGGGGGTTCAAACCC containing:
- a CDS encoding Eco57I restriction-modification methylase domain-containing protein, which produces MEPPILHETMSIPRHHAEWLSLVEASGPFLNMNVLLDAFPQGLDSHDPDSFRTLKQAYQEWQDDNGDGIHRMWIEWVLREILEFPQEVLLTGPQISGGLGVTIAEHQETLRPNWVVAHPDTGKPRVLVQFVPPKQGLERQMGGSRWIASPATRMMELLRGTGVGLGLVTNGEHWMLVNAPRGGVELLPGVKYQNPSPTVSYISWYANLWIEEKITLRAFRSLLGVRRFFGVEDDETLEALLAKSADSQEEVTNQLGVQVRKAVEVLVQKLDKIDQDRDRRLLKEISERELYEAALFVMMRLVFLFSAEEKGLLLLGDRLYDQSYAVSTLRAELREMADNYGEEILERRHDAWCRLLATFRVVFDGVEHDLLRLPAYGGDLFNPDKFPFLEGRSAGNWRETLAQPLPVDNRTVLHLLEALQILQVKVPGGGTEARRLSFRALEVEQIGHVYEGLLDHTIVRASSPVLGLVGTKDKEPEVALEELEAQWQAGEAELIQFLKKVTGRSPSALQKLVPGEAVSGRLGRTEGVSTNGEKITTEVVTTNGEKRTTEVVTTNLGKFLVACNNDRQLWERVKPFAELIRWDTFEYPVIFPSGSVYVTQGSDRRETGTHYTPKSLTEEIVRYTLEPLVYRGVAEGKPKEEWELKPAAELLTLKICDMAMGSGAFLVQTCRYLAERLVESWEVSSDSFRSQITPEGVTPNVIPEGNLSKPELSETLIPEDAEERFTVAKRIVVERCIYGVDKNPLAVEMAKLSLWLETLQKAKPFTFLDHALKCGDSLVGVTLEQLRCWNLDLSEGVQFDIGSHLVRREIDEAIQLRVQIASKPADTPQEQQEKARLLSEATARMKDFQDRCDLLVSSYLVEGNAKEREAIRQRLLFVAKGEKDVSPQDRAKLPDLDKLSPFHWELEFPEVFLTNSSPSPLHPSSFILHPSSSGFDALVGNPPFMGGQKITGTLGTPYRDYLVEWLAIGTKGSADLCAYFFLRGQQLIQANGGFGLVATNTIAQGDTREVGLDQLVTKGGIIPRAVPSRPWPGTASLEVAYVWWYQGKWQGNFVLEDKVVSGITPYLTVPGQSAGNPYRLAENQGKSFQGSNVLGLGFTMTPEEAQELIKKDPRNQEVLFPYLNGQDLNSNPDQSPSRWVINFQDWPLDAEHDDQKKPKGPPYAVDYPDCLAIVEEKVKPEREANKYSKSAREKWWLYERNRPELYEAISGCNRVLVAARVSKLLIMEFVPSSIVFSEQLVVLPFTTTGYLTLLQSSIHNVWAWDKCSTMRDAGIRYSPTDGFETFPFPPVCSDSFRSHQNATPEGVTTNELEEIGEKYYNYRQQIMTTRQEGLTKTYNRFHEPKETDEDIQTLRDLHIQMDNAVATAYSWTDLKLNHGFHETKQGIRFTISEDARREILDRLLQLNHQRYAEEVAAGLHDKGKKKGGKSKGKKSSQSNSSPGQLAIEF